DNA from Aggregatimonas sangjinii:
CCTATGTAGTAAAACTGGCCAACCAGGGTTGGGAAAAGGCTACTGTCAATGATGCTACCTTGCATAAAGGGTTGAACATCGTTAAGGGTGAAGTGGTCTACAAAGAAATTATCGAAGCCTTTGGTTGGGAATCGGCCGAGGTCTAGAACATACATTTTGTCATGAAAAACAACCCTGTCTCAATATGGCGGGGTTTTTGCCGTTATAGAGGTATTATCTTGAGTACAATGAAACGATTTTTGTACGCAAGATGAACTTTGTTATCTTTAAGTAGAATTAAAACGGATAGAAATTATGATGGGATATTATATATTACTCGGTGCGATCGCCCTAGTAAGTTGGTTGGTGAGTAGCAAGCTAAAAAGCAAGTTCAAGCACTATTCGAAAGTGCAATTGCAGAATGGAATGAGTGGTGCGGAAATCGCCGAGAAAATGTTGGCCGACCACGGCATATCGGATGTAAAAGTGGTTTCCACGGCAGGAATGTTGACAGACCATTACAATCCTAAAAATAAAACGGTAAACCTTAGTGAAGGAGTGTACAACCAACGGAATGCGGCAGCGGCAGCGGTTGCGGCCCATGAATGCGGTCACGCGGTACAGCATGCGCAGGCGTACGAGTGGTTGACGATGCGATCCAAACTGGTTCCCATAGTGAGCGTTACCTCGGGTATGTCGCAATGGGTCGTTTTTGGAGGTATTATGCTGGGCGCTGCGGCCGGTATCGGTCTTGGTTACTGGGTAGCCGTGGCTGGTTTGGTAATGATGGGCATGGCGACCTTGTTCAGCTTCATTACACTTCCCGTGGAATATGACGCCAGTAATAGGGCATTGGCCTGGTTGAAAAATAAGAATGTGGTTACCCAACAAGAATATAAAGGTTCCGAAGATGCTTTAAAATGGGCGGCACGTACCTATTTGGTGGCTGCCATCGGCTCTTTGGCTACTTTGGTCTATTGGGCGCTACAAGTATTGGGTAGGGATTAATAACCAAAAAAAGGATAGGGGTTCTACAGCTAGAACTCCTTTTGAAAACCTGTTTGGACTGCGTTCCGAACAGGTTTTTTTTTGTAAAGTAAAACATGATGCGTAGTACTATCAATATACGATTGGCCAATGAAAATGACCTTCTAGCAATTGAAACGGTCGGCGAGGCGTTATTTGATTATCCGATACTAAAAAATAGGACGGTTGAATTCTTAAACGACCCAAGGCATCACTTGGCGTTGGCATTTGAACATGACACCATAGTGGGAATGGCTTCAGGAGTCCATTATGTGCATCCCGACAAAGATCCTTCCCTTTTTATCAACGAAGTTAGTGTGCTCGAAGGCTATCAAAATCATGGTATTGGGCGAAGTTTGGTCAAGTATCTTTGTGCGCATGCTAGCCATATAGGCTGCAGCGAGGCATGGGTGCTTACTGGACAAGAGAACGGTGCAGCTCAAAAGGCATATCTTGCCGCTGGTGGTAAGAAGGAAGATGCCAATACTATCCTGTTCGAGTTTGAATTGTAATGTTGGCAACGAACAAAACGAGCTTTAATCTCTATTGGGGAGGGTTTGAGCTGGAAAGTCATTTGGCATTCATCTGCAAAAGGAAAAAATGGAAAAAGAAATTGAGCGTATATGGATAGACCTTCACGACGAATTGTTTCGATTCGTGCAAGGGCGGGTCAAAAATGAACAAACCGCAAAAGATATACTGCAAGAGGTGTTTTTAAAAATACAATTGAACTTACCTAGCCTAAAACATACGGCCAAACTAACCTCTTGGGTATATCAAATCACCAGAAATACAATAACCGATACTTATCGCAAAAGCGGGAAAACTACCTCAATAGCTCCTTTTGATTTTCCGGAAGAGGAAGGCACCGATTCGGAATACGCCAAATTGGAGGGTTGTATCAATCGGAAAATCAAGGAATTGTCTCCAAAACACGAAGAGGCCATCCTACTGACCGCGTTTAAAAAGTACTCCCAAAAAGATTTGGCCACTCATTTGAACATCTCTTACTCCGGCACAAAATCCCGGGTTCAAAAGGCGAAGGAACTTCTCAAGGAAGCGATACTCGATTGTCCCAGCGTAGCGTCCGATAGTACAGGGAAATTACTGGGGTATGATAAAAAAGAAGGCTGATTCTACGTCTTTTTAAAGCATCGCACGTCTATCTATAGTAAAGAGCTCAGGAAGGGTTCGATCACCTTAAATAGAATACTACTATGGAAAATACTAAAAAGGTTCAAGTTCAAGTGCTCAATGCTTTCGTAAAGAACGGCTCAGGGGGTAATCCCGCCGGGGTAGTGCTCGATGCCGATGCATTGTCGGATAGCGAAAAGCTTCAAATTACCGCAAAAGTGGGGCTATCCGAAACCGCCTTCATTTCAAAATCGGAGACGGCCGACTTTAAATTGGATTTCTTTACCCCGAACCGCCAAATAGCCCACTGTGGGCATGCGACCATCGCTGCATTTTCCTATCTCAACCAATTGGGATTGGTAAGCGGTAGCGCCAGTTCAAAAGAAACCATCGACGGGAATAGGGAAATCAAATTGGTGGGAGACCTCGCCTTTATGGAGCAACAAAAGCCGATATATACTGGTGTTGTAGATAGTGAAGTATTGATTTTAAAATCCCTCGGAATACAAAAATCGGATTTGATTCCCAATGCCCCTATCCTCATGGTCAACACCGGAAATTCGTTTGTGATCGTACCGGTTAAAAATCTCGAAATTCTTAAGAATATACGGCCGAACCATACATTAATATCGGAGGTAAGCGAGACCTTTGACCTTATCGGATTTTATGTTTTCGCTATGGAAAACCCGCTTTCCGATACCGATGTTGCCAC
Protein-coding regions in this window:
- a CDS encoding zinc metallopeptidase — protein: MMGYYILLGAIALVSWLVSSKLKSKFKHYSKVQLQNGMSGAEIAEKMLADHGISDVKVVSTAGMLTDHYNPKNKTVNLSEGVYNQRNAAAAAVAAHECGHAVQHAQAYEWLTMRSKLVPIVSVTSGMSQWVVFGGIMLGAAAGIGLGYWVAVAGLVMMGMATLFSFITLPVEYDASNRALAWLKNKNVVTQQEYKGSEDALKWAARTYLVAAIGSLATLVYWALQVLGRD
- a CDS encoding GNAT family N-acetyltransferase, translating into MMRSTINIRLANENDLLAIETVGEALFDYPILKNRTVEFLNDPRHHLALAFEHDTIVGMASGVHYVHPDKDPSLFINEVSVLEGYQNHGIGRSLVKYLCAHASHIGCSEAWVLTGQENGAAQKAYLAAGGKKEDANTILFEFEL
- a CDS encoding sigma-70 family RNA polymerase sigma factor is translated as MEKEIERIWIDLHDELFRFVQGRVKNEQTAKDILQEVFLKIQLNLPSLKHTAKLTSWVYQITRNTITDTYRKSGKTTSIAPFDFPEEEGTDSEYAKLEGCINRKIKELSPKHEEAILLTAFKKYSQKDLATHLNISYSGTKSRVQKAKELLKEAILDCPSVASDSTGKLLGYDKKEG
- a CDS encoding PhzF family phenazine biosynthesis protein → MENTKKVQVQVLNAFVKNGSGGNPAGVVLDADALSDSEKLQITAKVGLSETAFISKSETADFKLDFFTPNRQIAHCGHATIAAFSYLNQLGLVSGSASSKETIDGNREIKLVGDLAFMEQQKPIYTGVVDSEVLILKSLGIQKSDLIPNAPILMVNTGNSFVIVPVKNLEILKNIRPNHTLISEVSETFDLIGFYVFAMENPLSDTDVATRMFAPRYGIEEESGTGMAAGPLAAYLYDKLKIEKSTFHIGQGTFMQIPSPSLIKVKLMLENGKIIGLMAGGKGLLQRKFEVEIDGAKS